A DNA window from Ranitomeya imitator isolate aRanImi1 chromosome 2, aRanImi1.pri, whole genome shotgun sequence contains the following coding sequences:
- the MMP21 gene encoding matrix metalloproteinase-21, producing the protein MKIDVLLILIFHCSMVSRFGNSEKLFHRRDHSDIEASNLQLAELVTDFVSAQQYLSKYGWTEPVAWEESITKDNEYLQSIYPTQESAANSGQRPPEPRKSSYFTEALKKFQKLNNLPVTGRLDDATINAMNKPRCGVPDNQVLKNSQEKPNVTETVSKTNSTKNMTKQDEGTPKKRSKRFLDQLMFSDKYRKEQEASQNAGGKAFSKKLLKWRMLGEGYSNQLSISEQRYVFRLAFRMWSEVMPLDFAEDTTSPLAQVDIKLGFGRGRHLGCSKTFDGSGQEFAHAWFLGDIHFDDDEHFTAPSSDNGISLLKVAVHEIGHVLGLSHIHRTGSIMQPNYIPQESGFELDWSDRKAIQTLYGSCEGPFDAVFDFVRKERNQYGKIAGWYNTYFFRNGWYWMYENRNNRTRYGDPIAIASGWQGIPVENIDAFVHVWTWTKDIYYFFKGTLYWRYDSENDKAFSEDTEGKTYPRLISQGFPGIPSPINTAYFDRRTQSIYFFKDSQVFAFDVNKNLVVPTFPKKIEDVFPAIVRNNHPRTNVDAAYYSYSHACLFLFKGKHFWRVVSDQDRRTNPSVPLNGLFPQQMISEQWFDICNVHSSLLKL; encoded by the exons ATGAAGATTGACGTCCTCCTAATCCTGATCTTCCATTGTTCAATGGTGTCCAGATTCGGAAACTCCGAAAAACTTTTCCATAGGAGGGATCACTCAGATATTGAGGCATCGAATCTCCAGCTAGCAGAGCTGGTCACAGATTTTGTCTCGGCACAG CAATATTTATCAAAATATGGCTGGACGGAGCCCGTCGCGTGGGAAGAGTCGATAACGAAGGATAACGAATACCTGCAAAGCATTTATCCAACGCAAGAGTCGGCAGCAAATTCGGGGCAAAGGCCACCGGAGCCGAGAAAAAGTTCTTACTTTACTGAAGCGCTGAAAAAGTTTCAAAAGCTGAATAACTTACCAGTAACTGGAAGATTGGACGATGCCACCATTAATGCCATGAACAAGCCAAGATGTGGGGTGCCTGATAATCAGGTCCTGAAAAATAGCCAGGAAAAGCCAAATGTAACCGAAACTGTGAGCAAAACCAACTCAACGAAGAACATGACGAAACAGGATGAGGGGACTCCGAAAAAACGCTCCAAGAGGTTCCTGGACCAGTTAATGTTCTCGGATAAGTATCGGAAAGAACAGGAAGCGTCTCAGAATGCGGGCGGCAAAGCTTTCAGCAAGAAACTCCTAAAATGGCGCATGCTTGGCGAAGGATACAGCAACCAACTCTCCATTAGTGAGCAGAGATACGTCTTCAGGCTAGCCTTCCGTATGTGGAGTGAGGTCATGCCCTTGGACTTTGCAGAAGACACTACATCACCTTTAGCACAAGTTGATATCAAGCTGGGCTTTGGACGAG GGCGGCACTTGGGATGTTCCAAGACATTTGATGGATCGGGCCAGGAGTTTGCACACGCCTGGTTTTTGGGTGACATCCATTTTGACGATGATGAACATTTTACCGCCCCGAGCAGCGATAACGGGATCAGTCTTCTCAAG GTTGCAGTTCACGAAATCGGCCATGTTCTCGGACTGTCTCACATCCACAGGACTGGATCAATAATGCAGCCCAATTATATCCCCCAGGAATCAGGCTTTGAATTGGACTGGTCTGACAGGAAAGCGATACAGACCCTGTACG GATCATGTGAAGGACCTTTCGACGCAGTATTTGATTTTGTAAGAAAGGAGAGAAACCAATATGGAAAGATTGCTGGGTGGTACAACACTTACTTCTTCAGGAATGGCTGGTACTGGATGTACGAGAACAGAAATAATAGGACACGCTATGGAGATCCCATTGCCATTGCATCCGGCTGGCAAGGAATTCCTGTAGAGAACATCGATGCCTTTGTTCATGTTTGGACCTGGACCAAGGACATCTACTACTTCTTCAAAG GAACGCTCTACTGGAGGTACGATAGTGAAAACGACAAAGCCTTCTCTGAAGACACTGAGGGGAAGACCTACCCCAGGCTCATTTCTCAAGGTTTTCCTGGAATTCCCAGTCCAATCAACACTGCCTACTTTGACAGGAGGACACAGAGCATTTACTTCTTTAAAGACTCCCAG gtttttgcCTTTGATGTGAACAAAAACCTTGTGGTTCCAACCTTTCCAAAGAAAATTGAGGACGTTTTTCCTGCCATTGTTCGAAACAACCATCCCCGGACTAATGTGGACGCGGCCTATTACTCCTACAGCCACGCGTGCCTGTTCCTATTCAAAGGGAAGCATTTCTGGAGAGTAGTCAGTGACCAAGACAGGCGGACAAATCCTTCTGTGCCCCTCAATGGGTTGTTCCCTCAGCAAATGATCTCTGAGCAGTGGTTTGATATATGTAACGTACACTCATCCTTATTAAAATTGTGA